The following DNA comes from Acidobacteriota bacterium.
TTCGGACGAAGATGGTCGTCAAGCGGCTGCGGAAGGCCGACGGCATCCTGCGGGAGGCGATCCCGCCGGAGTATATCGGCGAGCCCGGTGCGCGCGTCCTCGTCGTCACCTGGGGATCGACGCGAAACCCCGTGCGCGAAGCCCTGGCCGCAATCGGCCGGAAAGACGTCGCCCAGCTCCACTTCTCCCAGGTCTGGCCGCTCCACCCCTCGGCGGAGTTTCTGCTGGCCCGGGCCAAGCGGCGCATCCTCGTCGAGGGCAACGCGACCGCGCAGTTCGGGCGCCTGCTCCACCTTTACGCCGGCGCGGAAATGTCCGCCCGCATCCTGCGCTGCGACGGGCTGCCCTTTGCGGCGGATGAGACGGCCGAAAGGCTCCGCGAAGTCCTCGACAGGGAGGCGCTGCAGTGAAGCCCGAAACCTATGACATCCCCGGGATCGATATCGCCTGGTGCCCGGGCTGCGGCAACTTCCTGATCCTCAAGGCCCTCAAGAAAGCTCTGGCCGAACTCGAAATCGACCCGAAAGACCTCGTCATGGTCTCCGGGATCGGGCAGGCGGCCAAGATCCCGCATTACCTGCGGACGAACTTCTTCAACGGCCTTCACGGCCGGGCGCTGCCTCCGGCGACGGCCATCAAGGCGGCGAACCCCAAGCTCACCGTGATCTGCGAAAGCGGTGACGGCGACATGTACGGCGAGGGCGGAAACCACATGCTCCATGCCATCCGCCGCAACCCCGACATCGCCTGCATCGTTCATGACAACATGGTCTACGGGCTGACCAAGGGCCAGGCCTCGCCGACGAGCCGCATGGGCTTCCGGACGCCCGTCCAGGTCGGCGGCGTGTTCGAGGAGCCGATCAACCCCATCGCCCTGGCCGTGGCCATGGACGCCTCGTTCGTCGCCCGCGCTTTCAGCGGCGACATCGACGGGATGGCGGAGATCATCAAGCAGGCCGTCCGCCATAAGGGCTTCGCCCTCATCGACGTCTTCCAGCCCTGCGTCTCCTTCAACAAGACGAACACCCTGCAGTGGTTCAAGGAGAACACCCGCGCACTCGGCGACGATCACGACCCGCGCGACCGCGCCGCCGCCTTCGCCCGGGCCATCGAGACCGATCCCTTCCCGCTCGGCGTCATCTACGTCAACGAAAAGCCGACCTTCGAGGAGAACGTGGGGTTGTATGCGGAGGGCGGCGAGCCGCTTCCGTTCCGGAGCCTGGAGAGAGGGGAGAAGCTCCGGGAATTGATGAAGACGAAGGTTTAGGGCGCGTCTTTTCTGCAGACTACAGAGAATAGGGGATGAGCACGAAGGGGTGCTTTTTGGCATCGAAGGCCCGCGCGTCGCGCGTCACGAGCTTCATCCCGTTCCGAATGGCGCACGAGGCCTGGAAAGCATCCGGCAGCCGCCAGCCGTGCTTTCTCCGCAGCTCGGCGGCCTTGGTGGCGTCGCTCTCAGTAAGAGGCAGGCATACGAACTGTGTGCAAAGCTCATGGGCCGCCGCCTGTTCGTCCGCCGTACCCCTGCTGAGGACCTCGGCTCGCGTGATCACGGAAAGCACAGCCTCGCCCTCACGGAGTTTCTTCAGCCATTTCGTCGCCGGGCCGATACCCCGGAGGTGGTCGATGAGGATTACGGAATCCAGAAGATAGACCGGCCTCAAGGTTTGCGTTCCCATTCCCGCCTGACGGCGTCAATGTAATCCCGGCTGTCGCCGCTGATCGACGACCACGATCCGGCCGTTTCCCGGAGAACCGCGGCCAGATCTTTCTGAGATTTTTTCGCGCGGTATTCGCAGATGGCCCGGCGGATGACCTCCGCGCTCGATATTCTCTGCCGCCCGGCGTAGGCGTCGAGCCATTTCTTGTCGTCTTCAGGCAGAGAAATGATTGTTCGGGTCATGCGAGTCATCCTGATCACCTTACCATATATATATCAGCAAGGTGATATCATGTCAAGTCGGCAGAGGAGGCATATTTCTCATGCTTGTACATTCCGGTCAATCCGGCCACTGATTCCGGTTCAAAATGGCCACGGATCGGAGCGTAGCGACGCTGGATGATCATTATACGTCTTTGTGGCCGGAATGAGTCAAGGGAGAACGGCGTTTTCGCATGGATTCTCCCTGAAGATCCAGCCGATAGGCATTGTGAATGATGCGGTCCATGACCGCGTCGGCAAGGGTGGCGTTTCCCAGACGATCGTGCCAGTCCGCAACGGGGATTTGAGTGGCCAGCAGGGTCGAGGCCCGACCGTATCGATCTTCGAGGATTTCCAAAAGATCCGGGGTTTGGGACTCCGTCAGGGGGTTCCGCAACCAGTCATCGATGACCAGGAGCTGGATTTTGGTCAGGGTGTCCAGGAACTTCGGCCAGGAGCCGTCGACTCGGGCACGGGTGATTTTCTGAAGGAGCTTCGAGAGCGGAAAGTAGCGGACGGATACGCCGTTCCGGCAAGCCGATCGGCCCAGCGCGCAGGCCAAAAAAGTTTTTCCGGCCCCGGTCGGACCGGTGATGATGGCGTTCAGCCGTCGTCGGATCCAATCATCCTCGGCGAGAGCCAGAACCTGCGATCGCTCCAGGCCGCGAGAGCCTGAGAAGTCGAAGTCCTCGATCGCCGCGTCCTCGCGGAAGCGGGCCATCCGCACTCGGCGCGTCTGTTTCCGCGTCTGACGGAGCGACCATTCCTTATCCAGAAGCAAACCGAAGCGCTCCTCGAAAGAGAGTTTGCGGTAGGCGGTGTTTTCCATCTGTTCCCGAAGACCCTCCCGCATCCCGGCAAGTTTGAGAGAACCGAGCTTGTCGAGGAGTGGCTGGACTAACATCTTCCGACCTTTCCCGAAAAAGGGCTGTTCCCGATTGTCATTGATCTCCTCCCGAATAATAGCGGGGGCCGCGGAGGTTGGTGTGCGGTTTTTCCGGTTTGATCGGGA
Coding sequences within:
- a CDS encoding thiamine pyrophosphate-dependent enzyme, with amino-acid sequence MKPETYDIPGIDIAWCPGCGNFLILKALKKALAELEIDPKDLVMVSGIGQAAKIPHYLRTNFFNGLHGRALPPATAIKAANPKLTVICESGDGDMYGEGGNHMLHAIRRNPDIACIVHDNMVYGLTKGQASPTSRMGFRTPVQVGGVFEEPINPIALAVAMDASFVARAFSGDIDGMAEIIKQAVRHKGFALIDVFQPCVSFNKTNTLQWFKENTRALGDDHDPRDRAAAFARAIETDPFPLGVIYVNEKPTFEENVGLYAEGGEPLPFRSLERGEKLRELMKTKV
- a CDS encoding PIN domain-containing protein, whose amino-acid sequence is MGTQTLRPVYLLDSVILIDHLRGIGPATKWLKKLREGEAVLSVITRAEVLSRGTADEQAAAHELCTQFVCLPLTESDATKAAELRRKHGWRLPDAFQASCAIRNGMKLVTRDARAFDAKKHPFVLIPYSL
- a CDS encoding ribbon-helix-helix protein, CopG family — translated: MTRTIISLPEDDKKWLDAYAGRQRISSAEVIRRAICEYRAKKSQKDLAAVLRETAGSWSSISGDSRDYIDAVRREWERKP
- the istB gene encoding IS21-like element helper ATPase IstB, producing MLVQPLLDKLGSLKLAGMREGLREQMENTAYRKLSFEERFGLLLDKEWSLRQTRKQTRRVRMARFREDAAIEDFDFSGSRGLERSQVLALAEDDWIRRRLNAIITGPTGAGKTFLACALGRSACRNGVSVRYFPLSKLLQKITRARVDGSWPKFLDTLTKIQLLVIDDWLRNPLTESQTPDLLEILEDRYGRASTLLATQIPVADWHDRLGNATLADAVMDRIIHNAYRLDLQGESMRKRRSPLTHSGHKDV